The proteins below are encoded in one region of Nocardioides marmorisolisilvae:
- a CDS encoding pilus assembly protein TadG-related protein, which translates to MNRRRDERGSITVWLALASFAMIFLVGLAVDLGGQVHAHERAHDVAAQAARAGGEEVDGGPAIQGSSLTINPAAARAAAQRYLDQAGVSGTAAVTDGNTITVTVHDSYKPQFLGLIGIHRLDVTGTATARLIRTLGGSQQ; encoded by the coding sequence ATGAACCGCCGGCGCGATGAGCGCGGATCCATCACCGTCTGGCTGGCCCTGGCCAGCTTCGCGATGATCTTCCTCGTCGGACTCGCCGTCGACCTCGGCGGTCAGGTCCACGCGCACGAACGCGCACACGACGTCGCCGCGCAGGCCGCTCGGGCCGGGGGCGAAGAGGTCGACGGAGGTCCCGCCATCCAGGGCAGCAGCCTCACGATCAACCCGGCCGCCGCCCGAGCCGCCGCACAGCGCTACCTCGACCAGGCAGGAGTCAGCGGCACCGCCGCGGTCACCGACGGCAACACGATCACCGTGACCGTCCACGACAGCTACAAGCCGCAGTTCCTCGGGCTGATCGGCATCCACCGTCTCGACGTCACCGGCACCGCCACCGCACGCCTCATCCGCACCCTCGGAGGTAGCCAGCAATGA
- a CDS encoding TadE/TadG family type IV pilus assembly protein, translating into MIRRGERGSAAIEAAIGVPAFALFVGLIILGGRTASAHEALQSAAADSARSASLARDAQTARDEARGAATASIANQHLGCTNIDVTVDTSDFDKQPGVPGSVAVTISCRLSLSDLAVPGLPGSRVFTSTMSSPIDTWRER; encoded by the coding sequence ATGATCCGGCGAGGCGAGCGCGGTTCTGCGGCGATCGAGGCAGCGATCGGCGTACCGGCCTTCGCGCTGTTCGTCGGCCTGATCATCCTCGGTGGCCGTACCGCGAGCGCCCACGAGGCCCTCCAGTCCGCCGCAGCAGACAGCGCTCGATCTGCGTCCCTCGCGCGCGACGCCCAGACCGCGCGGGACGAGGCGCGAGGAGCCGCGACAGCGAGCATCGCCAACCAACATCTCGGCTGCACCAACATCGACGTCACCGTCGACACTTCCGACTTCGACAAGCAACCGGGCGTGCCCGGATCCGTAGCCGTCACAATCTCGTGCCGCCTCAGCTTGTCGGATCTCGCGGTGCCGGGCCTGCCGGGGTCCAGGGTGTTCACGAGCACGATGTCCAGCCCCATCGACACATGGCGCGAGCGATGA